Proteins from a single region of Callithrix jacchus isolate 240 chromosome 12, calJac240_pri, whole genome shotgun sequence:
- the ZSWIM8 gene encoding zinc finger SWIM domain-containing protein 8 isoform X1 has product MELMFAEWEDGERFSFEDSDRFEEDSLCSFISEAESLCQNWRGWRKQSAGPNSPTGGGGGGGSGGTRMRDGLVIPLVELSAKQVAFHIPFEVVEKVYPPVPEQLQLRIAFWSFPENEEDIRLYSCLANGSADEFQRGDQLFRMRAVKDPLQIGFHLSATVVPPQMVPPKGAYNVAVMFDRCRVTSCSCTCGAGAKWCTHVVALCLFRIHNASAVCLRAPVSESLSRLQRDQLQKFAQYLISELPQQILPTAQRLLDELLSSQSTAINTVCGAPDPTAGPSASDQSTWYLDESTLTDNIKKTLHKFCGPSPVVFSDVNSMYLSSTEPPAAAEWACLLRPLRGREPEGVWNLLSIVREMFKRRDSNAAPLLEILTDQCLTYEQITGWWYSVRTSASHSSASGHTGRSNGQSEVAAHACASMCDEMVTLWRLAVLDPALSPQRRRELCAQLRQWQLKVIENVKRGQHKKTLERLFPGFRPAVEACYFNWEEAYPLPGVTYSGTDRKLALCWARALPSRPGVSRSGGLEESRDRPRPLPAEPAVRPKEPGTKRKGLGDGVSSSQRGPRRLSAEGGDKALHKMGPGGGKAKALGGAGSGSKGSAGGGSKRRLSSEDSSLEPDLAEMSLDDSSLALGAEASTFGGFPESPPPCPPHGGSRGPSTFLPEPPDTYEEDGGVYFSEGPEPPTASAGPPGLLPGEICTRDDLPSTDESGSGLPKTKEAAPAVGEEDDDYQAYYLNAQDGAGGEEEKAEGGAGEEHDLFAGLKPLEQESRMEVLFACAEALHAHGYSSEASRLTVELAQDLLANPPDLKVEPPPAKGKKNKVSTSRQTWVATNTLSKAAFLLTVLSERPEHHNLAFRVGMFALELQRPPASTKALEVKLAYQESEVAALLKKIPLGPSEMSTMRCRAEELREGTLCDYRPVLPLMLASFIFDVLCAPVVSPTGSRPPSRNWNSETPGDEELGFEAAVAALGMKTTVSEAEHPLLCEGTRREKGDLALALMITYKDDQAKLKKILDKLLDRESQTHKPQTLSSFYSSSRPATASQRSPSKHGGPSAPGALQPLTSGSAGPAQPGSVAGAGPGPTEGFTEKNVPESSPHSPCEGLPSEAALTPRPEGKVPSRLALGSRGGYNGRGWGSPGRPKKKHTGMASIDSSAPETTSDSSPTLSRRPLRGGWAPTSWGRGQDSDSISSSSSDSLGSSSSSGSRRASASGGARAKTVEVGRYKGRRPESHAPHVPNQPSEAAAHFYFELAKTVLIKAGGNSSTSIFTHPSSSGGHQGPHRNLHLCAFEIGLYALGLHNFVSPNWLSRTYSSHVSWITGQAMEIGSAALTILVECWDGHLTPPEVASLADRASRARDSNMVRAAAELALSCLPHAHALNPNEIQRALVQCKEQDNLMLEKACMAVEEAAKGGGVYPEVLFEVAHQWFWLYEQTAGGSSTAREGATSCSASGIRAAGEAGRGLTEGRGGPGTEPVTVAAAAVTAAATVVPVISVGSSLYPGPGLGHGHSPGLHPYTALQPHLPCSPQYLTHPAHPAHPMPHMPRPAVFPVPSSAYPQGVHPAFLGAQYPYSVTPPSLAATAVSFPVPSMAPITVHPYHTEPGLPLPTSVACELWGQGTVSSVHPASTFPAIQGASLPALTTQPSPLVSGGFPPPEEETHSQPVNPHSLHHLHAAYRVGMLALEMLGRRAHNDHPNNFSRSPPYTDDVKWLLGLAAKLGDRHGDAAAAESRSCPQPPACPGLPPTGATLPAGIHAVHPPPIDSPDPCGLRRLCECDPERPQRLLPDAHGHDAVQRYPAEPQAQQTDQGAVAAGLTRDGHILPLSLLPLGSYMGTQAYGYGGPSHRGNESWLDRSSSLSSLVAQTDSCSWAVAVGQEVSDPRSLGLGETALSGRGHWVASGIYLAFINI; this is encoded by the exons ATGGAGCTGATGTTCGCGGAGTGGGAGGACGGAGAGCGCTTCTCATTCGAGGATTCAGACCGTTTTGAGGAGGATTCGCTCTGTTCCTTCATCTCCGAGGCCGAGAGCCTCTGCCAGAACTGGCGGGGATGGCGCAAACAGTCAGCGGGGCCCAATTCCCCCACTGGCGGCGGTGGCGGAGGTGGCAGTGGCGGTACCAGAATGAGAG ATGGACTGGTGATCCCATTGGTGGAGCTGTCAGCAAAGCAGGTGGCATTTCACATCCCATTTGAAGTGGTGGAGAAAGTTTACCCACCGGTGCCTGAGCAGCTACAGCTCCGAATTGCTTTTTGGAGCTTTCCGGAAAATGAAGAGGACATTCG GCTGTATTCGTGCCTGGCCAATGGCAGTGCAGATGAGTTTCAGCGAGGGGATCAGCTCTTCCGCATGAGGGCTGTGAAGGACCCATTGCAGATAG GGTTCCACCTGAGTGCTACAGTGGTGCCACCTCAGATGGTCCCTCCCAAAGGGGCCTACAATGTAGCTGTGATGTTTGACCGCTGCCGGGTCACGTCCTGCAGCTGTACCTGTGGGGCTGGGGCCAAATGGTGCACCCACGTCGTGGCACTCTGTCTCTTCCGCATCCACAAC GCTTCTGCAGTCTGCCTGCGAGCCCCAGTCTCAGAGTCCCTGTCCCGGCTACAGAGGGACCAGCTGCAGAAGTTTGCTCAGTACCTCATTAGTGAGCTCCCTCAGCAG ATCCTCCCCACAGCTCAGCGTCTCCTGGATGAACTCCTGTCTTCCCAGTCAACAGCCATCAATACAGTGTGTGGAGCTCCGG ACCCCACAGCAGGGCCCTCGGCATCGGACCAGAGTACTTGGTATCTGGATGAATCGACACTCACTGACAACATCAAGAAGACCCTGCACAAGTTCTGTGGTCCTTCCCCTGTGGTCTTCAG TGATGTGAACTCCATGTATCTGTCTTCCACGGAGCCGCCGGCCGCTGCTGAATGGGCATGTCTGCTGCGCCCTCTGAGGGGCCGTGAACCAGAGGGTGTCTGGAACCTGCTGAGCATCGTTCGGGAGATGTTCAAGCGAAGGGACAGCAATGCTGCCCCCTTGTTGGAAATCCTCACTGACCAGTGCCTGACCTATGAGCAG ATAACAGGTTGGTGGTATAGCGTGCGCACCTCAGCCTCACACAGCAGTGCCAGTGGGCACACGGGTCGTAGCAACGGGCAGTCAGAGGTGGCAGCCCATGCCTGTGCCAGCATGTGTGACGAGATGGTCACACTGTGGAGGCTGGCTGTGCTGGACCCTGCACTCAGCCCTCAGCG GCGCCGGGAACTGTGTGCGCAGCTGCGGCAGTGGCAGCTGAAGGTGATTGAGAATGTCAAGCGGGGCCAACACAAGAAGACACTGGAGCGGCTCTTCCCTGGCTTCCGGCCAGCGGTGGAGGCCTGCTACTTCAACTGGGAAGAGGCCTACCCACTTCCCGGTGTCACCTACAGTGGCACTGACAGGAAGctggcactgtgctgggcccGGGCCCTGCCCTCTCGGCCAGGTGTCTCCCGCTCTGGGGGCCTGGAGGAATCCCGGGACCGGCCCCGACCGCTTCCTGCTGAGCCAGCTGTGCGGCCCAAGGAGCCTGGGACCAAGCGCAAGGGCTTGGGTGATGGGGTCTCCTCATCACAGCGGGGTCCCCGCCGCCTCTCAGCTGAAGGGGGAGATAAAGCTCTCCATAAGATGGGTCCAGGTGGGGGCAAAGCCAAAGCACTGGGTGGGGCTGGCAGTGGGAGCAAGGGTTCAGCAGGTGGTGGGAGCAAGCGACGGCTGAGCAGCGAAGACAGCTCCCTGGAGCCAGACCTGGCTGAGatgagcctggatgacagcagcCTGGCCCTGGGCGCAGAGGCCAGCACCTTCGGGGGATTCCCTGAGAGTCCCCCGCCCTGTCCTCCCCACGGTGGCTCCCGAGGCCCTTCTACTTTCCTTCCTGAGCCCCCAGATACTTATGAAGAAGATGGTGGTGTGTACTTCTCAGAAGGGCCTGAGCCTCCCACTGCCTCTGCCGGCCCCCCTGGCCTACTGCCTGGGGAAATCTGTACCCGGGACGACCTCCCTTCTACAGATGAGAGTGGCAGTGGGCTCCCCAAAACCAAAGAGGCAGCCCCTGCAGTTGGAGAGGAGGATGATGACTACCAGGCGTACTATCTGAATGCCCAGGATGGGGCTGGGGGCGAGGAAGAGAAAGCCGAGGGCGGGGCTGGGGAGGAGCACGACCTGTTTGCTGGGCTGAAGCCACTGGAACAGGAGAGCCGCATGGAG GTACTGTTTGCCTGTGCTGAAGCCCTGCATGCACATGGCTATAGCAGTGAGGCCTCCCGTCTCACTGTGGAGCTTGCCCAGGATCTACTGGCCAACCCACCCGACCTCAAGGTAGAGCCGCCCCCTGCAAAG GGCAAGAAGAACAAGGTGTCCACAAGCCGTCAGACCTGGGTGGCTACCAACACCCTGAGCAAGGCGGCTTTCCTGTTGACAGTGTTAAGTGAGCGTCCAGAGCACCACAACCTGGCCTTCCGAGTTGGCATGTTTGCCTTGGAGCTACAGAGGCCTCCAGCTTCTACCAAGGCCTTGGAG GTGAAGCTGGCAtaccaggagtctgaggtggctGCCTTGCTCAAGAAGATCCCTCTGGGTCCGAGTGAGATGAGTACCATGCGGTGCCGGGCAGAGGAGCTTCGGGAGGGGACACTCTGTGACTATCGGCCTGTGTTGCCTCTCATGTTGGCCAGTTTCATCTTTGACGTTCTCTGTGCTCCAG TGGTTTCTCCCACAGGTTCCCGGCCCCCAAGTCGCAACTGGAACAGCGAAACACCTGGGGatgaggagctgggatttgaagcaGCAGTTGCTGCCTTGG gcatgaaaacaacagtGAGCGAGGCAGAACATCCCCTCCTATGTGAAGGCACACGTCGGGAGAAGGGTGACCTGGCATTAGCACTAATGATCACTTACAAGGACGACCAGGCCAAGCTTAAGAAG ATCTTAGACAAACTCTTGGACCGAGAGAGCCAGACACATAAGCCACAGACGCTGAGTTCTTTCTACTCATCTAGCCGCCCAGCCACAGCCAGCCAGAGGTCTCCTTCAAAGCACGGGGGCCCATCTGCCCCAGGGGCCCTGCAACCACTGACCTCAGGCTCTGCAGGGCCTGCTCAGCCAGGGAGTGTGGCAGGGGCTGGGCCAGGCCCCACTGAGGGCTTCACAGAGAAGAATGTGCCTG AGAGTTCCCCACATTCCCCCTGTGAGGGTCTTCCATCTGAGGCAGCTTTGACCCCAAGGCCAGAGGGGAAGGTTCCAAGCCGCTTGGCACTTGGCAGTCGTGGAGGCTATAATGGACGAGGATGGGGTTCCCCAGGACGGCCTAAGAAGAAGCACACAG GCATGGCCAGCATTGACAGCAGTGCCCCTGAAACAACATCGGATAGCTCCCCCACCTTAAGCCGGAGACCACTTCGAGGGGGCTGGgcccccacctcctggggtcGAGGACAGGACAGTGACAGCATTAGCAGCTCTTCTTCGGACTCCCTGGGCTCCTCATCCTCCAGTGGAAGTCGTCGGGCCAGTGCCAGTGGAGGAGCCCGGGCAAAGACCGTTGAAGTTGGCAG GTACAAGGGCCGCCGCCCCGAGAGTCATGCCCCCCATGTACCCAATCAGCCATCAGAGGCAGCTGCACACTTCTACTTCGAGCTGGCGAAGACAGTGCTGATCAAGGCAGGGGGCAACAGCAGCACTTCCATTTTCACACATCCATCTTCCTCAGGGGGCCACCAGGGTCCTCACCGCAACCTGCACCTTTGCGCCTTCGAGATTGGGCTTTATGCCCTTGGCCTGCACAACTTTGTTTCTCCCAACTGGCTCTCACGTACTTATTCTTCCCACGTTTCCTGGATTACAG GCCAGGCCATGGAGATAGGCAGCGCAGCCCTGACTATACTGGTAGAATGCTGGGATGGGCACCTGACGCCCCCTGAGGTTGCATCCTTGGCTGACAGGGCATCACGGGCAAGAGACTCCAATATGGTGAGGGCAGCAGCAGAACTGGCCCTGAGCTGCCTGCCCCATGCCCATGCATTGAACCCTAATGAGATCCAGCGGGCCCTGGTGCAGTGCAAGGAGCAG GACAACCTGATGTTGGAGAAGGCCTGCATGGCAGTGGAAGAGGCAGCTAAGGGTGGGGGCGTGTACCCTGAAGTGTTGTTTGAGGTTGCTCACCAGTGGTTCTGGCTATATGAGCAAACTGCAGGTGGCTCATCCACAGCCCGTGAAGGGGCTACAAGCTGTAGTGCCAGTGGGATCAGGGCAGCTGGGGAGGCTGGGCGGGGTCTGACTGAGGGTAGAGGGGGCCCAGGGACTGAACCAGTTACAGTGGCGGCAGCAGCAGTGACAGCAGCAGCCACAGTGGTGCCCGTCATCTCGGTTGGGTCCAGTTTATACCCGGGTCCGGGACTGGGGCATGGCCACTCCCCTGGCCTGCACCCCTACACTGCTCTACAGCCCCACCTGCCCTGTAGCCCTCAATACCTCACTCACCCAGCTCACCCCGCCCATCCCATGCCTCACATGCCCCGGCCTGCTGTCTTCCCTGTGCCCAGCTCTGCATACCCACAG GGTGTGCATCCTGCATTCCTGGGGGCTCAGTACCCTTATTCAGTGACTCCTCCCTCACTTGCTGCTACTGCTGTGTCTTTCCCCGTCCCTTCCATGGCACCCATCACAGTACATCCCTACCACACAGAGCCAGGGCTTCCACTGCCCACCAGTGTGGCCTGTGAGTTGTGGGGCCAGGGAACAG TGAGCAGTGTCCATCCAGCATCCACGTTTCCGGCCATCCAGGGTGCCTCGCTGCCTGCCCTGACCACACAGCCCAGCCCTCTGGTGAGCGGAGGTTTTCCACCGCCCGAGGAGGAGACGCACAGTCAGCCAGTGAATCCCCACAGCCTGCACCACCTGCACGCTGCCTACCGTGTCG GAATGCTGGCACTGGAGATGCTGGGTCGCCGGGCACACAACGATCACCCCAACAATTTCTCCCGCTCCCCCCCCTACACTGATGATGTCAAATGGTTGCTGGGGCTGGCAGCAAAGCTGG GAGATCGTCATGGAGACGCTGCAGCGGCTGAGTCCCGCTCATGCCCACAACCACCTGCGTGCCCCGGCCTTCCACCAACTGGTGCAACGCTGCCAGCAGGCATACATGCAG TACATCCACCACCGATTGATTCACCTGACCCCTGCGGACTACGACGACTTTGTGAATGCGATCCGGAGCGCCCGCAGCGCCTTCTGCCTGACGCCCATGGGCATGATGCAGTTCAACGATATCCTGCAGAACCTCAAGCGCAGCAAACAGACCAAGGAGCTGTGGCAGCGGGTCTCACTCGAGATGGCCACATTCTCCCCCTGAGTCTTTTACCCCTAGGGTCCTATATGGGGACACAGGCCTATGGCTATGGGGGCCCCTCACACAGGGGTAATGAATCTTGGCTGGACAGATCATCCTCACTCAGTTCCCTGGTAGCCCAGACTGACAGCTGCTCTTGGGCTGTAGCTGTGGGCCAAGAAGTCTCAGATCCTAGAAGCCTAGGGCTGGGGGAGACAGCCTTGTCTGGGAGGGGGCATTGGGTGGCCTCTGGTATTTATTtggcatttataaatatataa
- the ZSWIM8 gene encoding zinc finger SWIM domain-containing protein 8 isoform X7: MELMFAEWEDGERFSFEDSDRFEEDSLCSFISEAESLCQNWRGWRKQSAGPNSPTGGGGGGGSGGTRMRDGLVIPLVELSAKQVAFHIPFEVVEKVYPPVPEQLQLRIAFWSFPENEEDIRLYSCLANGSADEFQRGDQLFRMRAVKDPLQIGFHLSATVVPPQMVPPKGAYNVAVMFDRCRVTSCSCTCGAGAKWCTHVVALCLFRIHNASAVCLRAPVSESLSRLQRDQLQKFAQYLISELPQQILPTAQRLLDELLSSQSTAINTVCGAPDPTAGPSASDQSTWYLDESTLTDNIKKTLHKFCGPSPVVFSDVNSMYLSSTEPPAAAEWACLLRPLRGREPEGVWNLLSIVREMFKRRDSNAAPLLEILTDQCLTYEQITGWWYSVRTSASHSSASGHTGRSNGQSEVAAHACASMCDEMVTLWRLAVLDPALSPQRRRELCAQLRQWQLKVIENVKRGQHKKTLERLFPGFRPAVEACYFNWEEAYPLPGVTYSGTDRKLALCWARALPSRPGVSRSGGLEESRDRPRPLPAEPAVRPKEPGTKRKGLGDGVSSSQRGPRRLSAEGGDKALHKMGPGGGKAKALGGAGSGSKGSAGGGSKRRLSSEDSSLEPDLAEMSLDDSSLALGAEASTFGGFPESPPPCPPHGGSRGPSTFLPEPPDTYEEDGGVYFSEGPEPPTASAGPPGLLPGEICTRDDLPSTDESGSGLPKTKEAAPAVGEEDDDYQAYYLNAQDGAGGEEEKAEGGAGEEHDLFAGLKPLEQESRMEVLFACAEALHAHGYSSEASRLTVELAQDLLANPPDLKVEPPPAKGKKNKVSTSRQTWVATNTLSKAAFLLTVLSERPEHHNLAFRVGMFALELQRPPASTKALEVKLAYQESEVAALLKKIPLGPSEMSTMRCRAEELREGTLCDYRPVLPLMLASFIFDVLCAPGSRPPSRNWNSETPGDEELGFEAAVAALGMKTTVSEAEHPLLCEGTRREKGDLALALMITYKDDQAKLKKILDKLLDRESQTHKPQTLSSFYSSSRPATASQRSPSKHGGPSAPGALQPLTSGSAGPAQPGSVAGAGPGPTEGFTEKNVPESSPHSPCEGLPSEAALTPRPEGKVPSRLALGSRGGYNGRGWGSPGRPKKKHTGMASIDSSAPETTSDSSPTLSRRPLRGGWAPTSWGRGQDSDSISSSSSDSLGSSSSSGSRRASASGGARAKTVEVGRYKGRRPESHAPHVPNQPSEAAAHFYFELAKTVLIKAGGNSSTSIFTHPSSSGGHQGPHRNLHLCAFEIGLYALGLHNFVSPNWLSRTYSSHVSWITGQAMEIGSAALTILVECWDGHLTPPEVASLADRASRARDSNMVRAAAELALSCLPHAHALNPNEIQRALVQCKEQDNLMLEKACMAVEEAAKGGGVYPEVLFEVAHQWFWLYEQTAGGSSTAREGATSCSASGIRAAGEAGRGLTEGRGGPGTEPVTVAAAAVTAAATVVPVISVGSSLYPGPGLGHGHSPGLHPYTALQPHLPCSPQYLTHPAHPAHPMPHMPRPAVFPVPSSAYPQGVHPAFLGAQYPYSVTPPSLAATAVSFPVPSMAPITVHPYHTEPGLPLPTSVALSSVHPASTFPAIQGASLPALTTQPSPLVSGGFPPPEEETHSQPVNPHSLHHLHAAYRVGMLALEMLGRRAHNDHPNNFSRSPPYTDDVKWLLGLAAKLGVNYVHQFCVGAAKGVLSPFVLQEIVMETLQRLSPAHAHNHLRAPAFHQLVQRCQQAYMQYIHHRLIHLTPADYDDFVNAIRSARSAFCLTPMGMMQFNDILQNLKRSKQTKELWQRVSLEMATFSP, from the exons ATGGAGCTGATGTTCGCGGAGTGGGAGGACGGAGAGCGCTTCTCATTCGAGGATTCAGACCGTTTTGAGGAGGATTCGCTCTGTTCCTTCATCTCCGAGGCCGAGAGCCTCTGCCAGAACTGGCGGGGATGGCGCAAACAGTCAGCGGGGCCCAATTCCCCCACTGGCGGCGGTGGCGGAGGTGGCAGTGGCGGTACCAGAATGAGAG ATGGACTGGTGATCCCATTGGTGGAGCTGTCAGCAAAGCAGGTGGCATTTCACATCCCATTTGAAGTGGTGGAGAAAGTTTACCCACCGGTGCCTGAGCAGCTACAGCTCCGAATTGCTTTTTGGAGCTTTCCGGAAAATGAAGAGGACATTCG GCTGTATTCGTGCCTGGCCAATGGCAGTGCAGATGAGTTTCAGCGAGGGGATCAGCTCTTCCGCATGAGGGCTGTGAAGGACCCATTGCAGATAG GGTTCCACCTGAGTGCTACAGTGGTGCCACCTCAGATGGTCCCTCCCAAAGGGGCCTACAATGTAGCTGTGATGTTTGACCGCTGCCGGGTCACGTCCTGCAGCTGTACCTGTGGGGCTGGGGCCAAATGGTGCACCCACGTCGTGGCACTCTGTCTCTTCCGCATCCACAAC GCTTCTGCAGTCTGCCTGCGAGCCCCAGTCTCAGAGTCCCTGTCCCGGCTACAGAGGGACCAGCTGCAGAAGTTTGCTCAGTACCTCATTAGTGAGCTCCCTCAGCAG ATCCTCCCCACAGCTCAGCGTCTCCTGGATGAACTCCTGTCTTCCCAGTCAACAGCCATCAATACAGTGTGTGGAGCTCCGG ACCCCACAGCAGGGCCCTCGGCATCGGACCAGAGTACTTGGTATCTGGATGAATCGACACTCACTGACAACATCAAGAAGACCCTGCACAAGTTCTGTGGTCCTTCCCCTGTGGTCTTCAG TGATGTGAACTCCATGTATCTGTCTTCCACGGAGCCGCCGGCCGCTGCTGAATGGGCATGTCTGCTGCGCCCTCTGAGGGGCCGTGAACCAGAGGGTGTCTGGAACCTGCTGAGCATCGTTCGGGAGATGTTCAAGCGAAGGGACAGCAATGCTGCCCCCTTGTTGGAAATCCTCACTGACCAGTGCCTGACCTATGAGCAG ATAACAGGTTGGTGGTATAGCGTGCGCACCTCAGCCTCACACAGCAGTGCCAGTGGGCACACGGGTCGTAGCAACGGGCAGTCAGAGGTGGCAGCCCATGCCTGTGCCAGCATGTGTGACGAGATGGTCACACTGTGGAGGCTGGCTGTGCTGGACCCTGCACTCAGCCCTCAGCG GCGCCGGGAACTGTGTGCGCAGCTGCGGCAGTGGCAGCTGAAGGTGATTGAGAATGTCAAGCGGGGCCAACACAAGAAGACACTGGAGCGGCTCTTCCCTGGCTTCCGGCCAGCGGTGGAGGCCTGCTACTTCAACTGGGAAGAGGCCTACCCACTTCCCGGTGTCACCTACAGTGGCACTGACAGGAAGctggcactgtgctgggcccGGGCCCTGCCCTCTCGGCCAGGTGTCTCCCGCTCTGGGGGCCTGGAGGAATCCCGGGACCGGCCCCGACCGCTTCCTGCTGAGCCAGCTGTGCGGCCCAAGGAGCCTGGGACCAAGCGCAAGGGCTTGGGTGATGGGGTCTCCTCATCACAGCGGGGTCCCCGCCGCCTCTCAGCTGAAGGGGGAGATAAAGCTCTCCATAAGATGGGTCCAGGTGGGGGCAAAGCCAAAGCACTGGGTGGGGCTGGCAGTGGGAGCAAGGGTTCAGCAGGTGGTGGGAGCAAGCGACGGCTGAGCAGCGAAGACAGCTCCCTGGAGCCAGACCTGGCTGAGatgagcctggatgacagcagcCTGGCCCTGGGCGCAGAGGCCAGCACCTTCGGGGGATTCCCTGAGAGTCCCCCGCCCTGTCCTCCCCACGGTGGCTCCCGAGGCCCTTCTACTTTCCTTCCTGAGCCCCCAGATACTTATGAAGAAGATGGTGGTGTGTACTTCTCAGAAGGGCCTGAGCCTCCCACTGCCTCTGCCGGCCCCCCTGGCCTACTGCCTGGGGAAATCTGTACCCGGGACGACCTCCCTTCTACAGATGAGAGTGGCAGTGGGCTCCCCAAAACCAAAGAGGCAGCCCCTGCAGTTGGAGAGGAGGATGATGACTACCAGGCGTACTATCTGAATGCCCAGGATGGGGCTGGGGGCGAGGAAGAGAAAGCCGAGGGCGGGGCTGGGGAGGAGCACGACCTGTTTGCTGGGCTGAAGCCACTGGAACAGGAGAGCCGCATGGAG GTACTGTTTGCCTGTGCTGAAGCCCTGCATGCACATGGCTATAGCAGTGAGGCCTCCCGTCTCACTGTGGAGCTTGCCCAGGATCTACTGGCCAACCCACCCGACCTCAAGGTAGAGCCGCCCCCTGCAAAG GGCAAGAAGAACAAGGTGTCCACAAGCCGTCAGACCTGGGTGGCTACCAACACCCTGAGCAAGGCGGCTTTCCTGTTGACAGTGTTAAGTGAGCGTCCAGAGCACCACAACCTGGCCTTCCGAGTTGGCATGTTTGCCTTGGAGCTACAGAGGCCTCCAGCTTCTACCAAGGCCTTGGAG GTGAAGCTGGCAtaccaggagtctgaggtggctGCCTTGCTCAAGAAGATCCCTCTGGGTCCGAGTGAGATGAGTACCATGCGGTGCCGGGCAGAGGAGCTTCGGGAGGGGACACTCTGTGACTATCGGCCTGTGTTGCCTCTCATGTTGGCCAGTTTCATCTTTGACGTTCTCTGTGCTCCAG GTTCCCGGCCCCCAAGTCGCAACTGGAACAGCGAAACACCTGGGGatgaggagctgggatttgaagcaGCAGTTGCTGCCTTGG gcatgaaaacaacagtGAGCGAGGCAGAACATCCCCTCCTATGTGAAGGCACACGTCGGGAGAAGGGTGACCTGGCATTAGCACTAATGATCACTTACAAGGACGACCAGGCCAAGCTTAAGAAG ATCTTAGACAAACTCTTGGACCGAGAGAGCCAGACACATAAGCCACAGACGCTGAGTTCTTTCTACTCATCTAGCCGCCCAGCCACAGCCAGCCAGAGGTCTCCTTCAAAGCACGGGGGCCCATCTGCCCCAGGGGCCCTGCAACCACTGACCTCAGGCTCTGCAGGGCCTGCTCAGCCAGGGAGTGTGGCAGGGGCTGGGCCAGGCCCCACTGAGGGCTTCACAGAGAAGAATGTGCCTG AGAGTTCCCCACATTCCCCCTGTGAGGGTCTTCCATCTGAGGCAGCTTTGACCCCAAGGCCAGAGGGGAAGGTTCCAAGCCGCTTGGCACTTGGCAGTCGTGGAGGCTATAATGGACGAGGATGGGGTTCCCCAGGACGGCCTAAGAAGAAGCACACAG GCATGGCCAGCATTGACAGCAGTGCCCCTGAAACAACATCGGATAGCTCCCCCACCTTAAGCCGGAGACCACTTCGAGGGGGCTGGgcccccacctcctggggtcGAGGACAGGACAGTGACAGCATTAGCAGCTCTTCTTCGGACTCCCTGGGCTCCTCATCCTCCAGTGGAAGTCGTCGGGCCAGTGCCAGTGGAGGAGCCCGGGCAAAGACCGTTGAAGTTGGCAG GTACAAGGGCCGCCGCCCCGAGAGTCATGCCCCCCATGTACCCAATCAGCCATCAGAGGCAGCTGCACACTTCTACTTCGAGCTGGCGAAGACAGTGCTGATCAAGGCAGGGGGCAACAGCAGCACTTCCATTTTCACACATCCATCTTCCTCAGGGGGCCACCAGGGTCCTCACCGCAACCTGCACCTTTGCGCCTTCGAGATTGGGCTTTATGCCCTTGGCCTGCACAACTTTGTTTCTCCCAACTGGCTCTCACGTACTTATTCTTCCCACGTTTCCTGGATTACAG GCCAGGCCATGGAGATAGGCAGCGCAGCCCTGACTATACTGGTAGAATGCTGGGATGGGCACCTGACGCCCCCTGAGGTTGCATCCTTGGCTGACAGGGCATCACGGGCAAGAGACTCCAATATGGTGAGGGCAGCAGCAGAACTGGCCCTGAGCTGCCTGCCCCATGCCCATGCATTGAACCCTAATGAGATCCAGCGGGCCCTGGTGCAGTGCAAGGAGCAG GACAACCTGATGTTGGAGAAGGCCTGCATGGCAGTGGAAGAGGCAGCTAAGGGTGGGGGCGTGTACCCTGAAGTGTTGTTTGAGGTTGCTCACCAGTGGTTCTGGCTATATGAGCAAACTGCAGGTGGCTCATCCACAGCCCGTGAAGGGGCTACAAGCTGTAGTGCCAGTGGGATCAGGGCAGCTGGGGAGGCTGGGCGGGGTCTGACTGAGGGTAGAGGGGGCCCAGGGACTGAACCAGTTACAGTGGCGGCAGCAGCAGTGACAGCAGCAGCCACAGTGGTGCCCGTCATCTCGGTTGGGTCCAGTTTATACCCGGGTCCGGGACTGGGGCATGGCCACTCCCCTGGCCTGCACCCCTACACTGCTCTACAGCCCCACCTGCCCTGTAGCCCTCAATACCTCACTCACCCAGCTCACCCCGCCCATCCCATGCCTCACATGCCCCGGCCTGCTGTCTTCCCTGTGCCCAGCTCTGCATACCCACAG GGTGTGCATCCTGCATTCCTGGGGGCTCAGTACCCTTATTCAGTGACTCCTCCCTCACTTGCTGCTACTGCTGTGTCTTTCCCCGTCCCTTCCATGGCACCCATCACAGTACATCCCTACCACACAGAGCCAGGGCTTCCACTGCCCACCAGTGTGGCCT TGAGCAGTGTCCATCCAGCATCCACGTTTCCGGCCATCCAGGGTGCCTCGCTGCCTGCCCTGACCACACAGCCCAGCCCTCTGGTGAGCGGAGGTTTTCCACCGCCCGAGGAGGAGACGCACAGTCAGCCAGTGAATCCCCACAGCCTGCACCACCTGCACGCTGCCTACCGTGTCG GAATGCTGGCACTGGAGATGCTGGGTCGCCGGGCACACAACGATCACCCCAACAATTTCTCCCGCTCCCCCCCCTACACTGATGATGTCAAATGGTTGCTGGGGCTGGCAGCAAAGCTGG gAGTGAACTACGTGCACCAGTTCTGTGTGGGGGCAGCCAAGGGGGTGCTGAGCCCGTTTGTGCTGCAGGAGATCGTCATGGAGACGCTGCAGCGGCTGAGTCCCGCTCATGCCCACAACCACCTGCGTGCCCCGGCCTTCCACCAACTGGTGCAACGCTGCCAGCAGGCATACATGCAG TACATCCACCACCGATTGATTCACCTGACCCCTGCGGACTACGACGACTTTGTGAATGCGATCCGGAGCGCCCGCAGCGCCTTCTGCCTGACGCCCATGGGCATGATGCAGTTCAACGATATCCTGCAGAACCTCAAGCGCAGCAAACAGACCAAGGAGCTGTGGCAGCGGGTCTCACTCGAGATGGCCACATTCTCCCCCTGA